The Peribacillus sp. FSL P2-0133 genome has a segment encoding these proteins:
- a CDS encoding BadF/BadG/BcrA/BcrD ATPase family protein: MNYIIGVDGGGTKTEAVAYDLEGNKISEGKAGYGNLLINEKQAIANIIQAIEQCITPIDKGSCGYICLGLAGYGGVENPQGIKSALSRAFNAPFTIVNDGIIAHAALLKGNDGILTISGTGSVSIGIHKGIEKSAGGWGHILGDEGSGYWIAMQAFIKMTKEEDEGYEYSHLTETILKKLGLHSVMELKKFIYSATKSEIAAFVPLIVQHAEKGDGFSQKVLNQAGYHLSKQTLEVIKKLKLSKNVTIAIKGSILTNIRLVQSSFINHIKLEKPNVKFVLDDVSATLGCYYIAMKQLK, encoded by the coding sequence ATGAATTATATTATCGGTGTTGACGGCGGTGGCACCAAAACTGAAGCAGTGGCCTATGATTTAGAGGGAAATAAAATAAGTGAAGGCAAAGCGGGGTATGGTAACCTGCTAATAAATGAAAAACAAGCCATCGCTAACATTATACAGGCAATTGAACAATGCATAACGCCTATTGATAAGGGAAGCTGCGGTTACATTTGCTTAGGTTTAGCCGGGTATGGAGGAGTTGAAAATCCGCAGGGTATAAAAAGTGCATTAAGCAGGGCATTTAATGCCCCGTTCACGATCGTAAATGATGGAATTATCGCTCATGCTGCTTTACTAAAAGGAAATGATGGCATTTTGACCATATCCGGAACTGGATCTGTAAGTATCGGCATTCATAAAGGTATCGAGAAATCGGCTGGTGGCTGGGGACACATTCTTGGGGATGAAGGAAGTGGCTATTGGATTGCCATGCAGGCTTTTATAAAAATGACGAAAGAAGAGGATGAGGGATATGAATATAGCCATTTAACCGAGACAATACTTAAAAAACTTGGGCTTCATAGTGTAATGGAACTGAAGAAATTCATTTATTCCGCCACGAAATCCGAGATTGCCGCGTTTGTTCCCCTAATTGTCCAACATGCGGAGAAGGGCGATGGTTTCTCGCAAAAAGTGCTGAATCAGGCCGGGTACCACCTTTCAAAACAAACGCTTGAGGTTATCAAGAAGTTAAAGTTAAGTAAGAATGTTACAATTGCAATAAAAGGTAGCATATTGACAAATATACGATTGGTGCAAAGCTCTTTCATCAATCATATTAAACTTGAAAAACCAAATGTGAAATTTGTTTTGGATGACGTATCAGCTACCTTGGGTTGTTACTACATAGCAATGAAGCAGTTAAAGTAA
- a CDS encoding MupG family TIM beta-alpha barrel fold protein has product MGKLGISIYPEHSTVEKDMEYIALAHKYGFKKIFTCLLSVEGDKEKILKEFKETIRYANQLNMEVMVDIAPRVFGSLGISYNDLSFFAELGAYGIRLDMGFTGNEESIMTHNPYGLKIEINMSNATKYLENIIDYKPIKENLVGSHNFYPHRYAGLSYPHFIKCCESFKKHNIRTAAFISSHAATYGPWPIMEGLCTLEMHRELPITTQAKHLYATGLIDDVIIANAYASEDELKQLSLLNSALLTFNVNLHETITALEKKIVLEEFHFYRGDVSDYLIRSTQSRVKYKGKEFKPTYTPDIRRGDILIENELYGQYKGELQIALKEMNNSGKTNVVGRIAEEEIFLLDYLEPWGKFQFNVN; this is encoded by the coding sequence ATGGGTAAACTCGGTATTTCTATCTATCCAGAGCATTCAACCGTTGAAAAAGACATGGAATACATTGCACTTGCACACAAATATGGATTCAAAAAGATCTTTACTTGCTTGCTATCAGTCGAAGGTGACAAAGAGAAGATTTTAAAAGAATTTAAAGAAACAATTCGTTATGCCAATCAATTGAATATGGAAGTGATGGTCGATATTGCTCCCCGAGTATTCGGTTCGCTAGGCATTTCTTATAATGACTTATCGTTTTTTGCAGAATTAGGTGCGTATGGGATCAGGCTGGACATGGGCTTTACAGGTAACGAAGAGTCGATTATGACACATAATCCATATGGTCTCAAAATTGAAATAAATATGAGCAATGCAACAAAATATTTAGAAAATATTATCGATTACAAACCAATTAAAGAGAATTTAGTCGGATCGCATAACTTCTATCCTCATCGCTATGCAGGATTGAGCTATCCTCATTTTATAAAATGCTGTGAGTCATTCAAAAAGCATAATATCCGCACGGCAGCTTTCATAAGCTCGCATGCAGCAACGTACGGACCTTGGCCAATAATGGAAGGTTTATGTACATTAGAAATGCACCGGGAATTGCCCATTACAACACAAGCAAAACACTTGTATGCGACAGGGTTGATTGATGATGTAATTATTGCAAATGCCTACGCATCCGAAGATGAATTGAAGCAGCTTAGCCTGTTAAATAGCGCTCTGTTAACATTTAATGTTAACCTTCACGAAACCATAACAGCTTTAGAGAAAAAAATAGTATTGGAAGAATTCCATTTTTACCGTGGAGATGTTTCCGATTATCTTATTCGCTCGACTCAATCACGCGTGAAATATAAGGGCAAAGAATTTAAACCAACATATACGCCTGACATTAGACGCGGTGATATTTTAATTGAAAATGAGCTCTATGGACAATATAAAGGGGAATTGCAGATTGCATTGAAGGAAATGAATAATTCGGGGAAAACAAATGTAGTTGGCCGAATAGCGGAAGAGGAAATTTTTCTCCTCGATTATTTGGAACCATGGGGTAAATTCCAATTCAATGTTAATTGA
- a CDS encoding PTS lactose/cellobiose transporter subunit IIA: protein MSTEMNNNEMEIFEIISHSGNARSLAFDALKEAEEFNFEKAEDLIKQGQEELNLAHKTQTKLIQAELNGVPSEKTLLMIHAQDHLMTAMSEQKLIEHMIRIVKKLAPQQ from the coding sequence ATGTCAACTGAAATGAACAATAACGAAATGGAGATTTTTGAAATAATATCACATAGTGGAAATGCGAGAAGTTTAGCATTCGACGCACTGAAAGAAGCGGAAGAATTCAATTTTGAAAAGGCAGAGGATCTAATTAAACAAGGTCAGGAAGAATTGAACTTGGCCCATAAAACACAAACCAAACTGATTCAAGCAGAATTGAATGGAGTTCCAAGTGAGAAAACTCTATTAATGATTCATGCTCAGGATCACTTGATGACGGCAATGAGTGAACAAAAGCTAATTGAACATATGATTCGCATTGTAAAAAAGCTAGCTCCACAACAGTAA
- a CDS encoding 6-phospho-beta-glucosidase, whose product MEMKNGLKIATIGGGSSYTPELIEGFIKRYDELPISELWLVDIEAGKEKLEIVGTLAKRMVEKAGLPMEIHLTLDRRQALQNADFVTTQMRVGLLDARIKDERIPLELGLIGQETNGAGGLSKALRTIPILLEIAEEMQELCPDAWLINFTNPAGMVTEALLRYSKHKKVIGVCNVPFNMHMSISNMLGVDMKRVHIDFAGLNHMVFGMHVFVDDQEVTDKVLEMLGNPEIQLTMKNIAPLAWNRRFLKSLGVVPCPYHRYYYKTKTILEEELEAFKSGETRAEVVKKLEEGLFDLYKDETLDIKPPQLEQRGGAYYSDAACNVISSIYNDKKDIQVLNVQNKGSITDIDYDSAVEVSCIVTKNGPIPLSMGKLPIQVLGLIQQIKSFERIGAEAAVTGSYDKALLALTINPLIPSDDLAEIVLQKLLKAHQEYLPRFFSENAVPNIK is encoded by the coding sequence ATGGAAATGAAAAACGGGTTGAAGATTGCCACAATTGGTGGAGGCTCCAGTTATACACCAGAATTAATAGAAGGTTTTATTAAACGATATGATGAGTTGCCTATTAGTGAACTGTGGTTAGTGGATATTGAGGCAGGAAAAGAAAAACTGGAGATTGTAGGAACATTAGCAAAGCGTATGGTTGAAAAAGCAGGACTTCCAATGGAAATACATTTAACGTTAGACCGCCGTCAAGCCTTGCAAAATGCTGATTTTGTCACAACGCAAATGAGAGTGGGTTTACTTGATGCACGAATCAAGGACGAGCGGATCCCATTGGAATTAGGCTTAATTGGTCAAGAAACAAATGGTGCAGGAGGATTATCCAAAGCATTACGAACTATCCCCATACTTCTGGAAATTGCAGAAGAAATGCAGGAGCTCTGCCCTGATGCATGGTTAATTAATTTCACAAATCCTGCTGGGATGGTAACGGAAGCCCTTCTCCGCTACAGCAAGCATAAAAAAGTCATTGGGGTATGCAATGTTCCATTTAATATGCATATGTCTATTTCTAACATGCTTGGTGTTGATATGAAGAGAGTGCACATAGATTTCGCCGGGTTAAACCATATGGTTTTCGGGATGCATGTGTTCGTTGATGATCAAGAAGTCACAGATAAAGTGCTTGAAATGCTTGGCAATCCTGAAATTCAACTGACGATGAAGAATATTGCCCCATTGGCTTGGAACAGAAGATTTTTGAAATCTTTAGGAGTGGTGCCTTGCCCGTACCATCGTTATTATTACAAAACAAAAACGATTTTAGAAGAAGAGTTGGAAGCATTCAAATCTGGGGAAACTCGAGCAGAAGTTGTGAAAAAATTAGAAGAAGGTTTGTTTGACCTATACAAGGATGAAACTCTTGACATCAAGCCTCCACAATTAGAGCAACGCGGTGGAGCTTACTATAGCGATGCAGCGTGTAACGTCATTTCTTCCATTTATAATGATAAAAAAGACATTCAAGTGCTAAATGTACAAAACAAAGGATCGATTACTGATATAGATTATGATTCAGCAGTCGAAGTAAGCTGTATCGTCACCAAAAATGGACCAATTCCTTTGTCTATGGGTAAATTACCCATACAAGTGCTTGGCTTAATTCAACAAATCAAATCATTTGAAAGAATTGGTGCTGAGGCAGCCGTTACAGGTTCTTATGATAAAGCGTTATTAGCTTTAACGATTAACCCGCTTATTCCAAGTGATGACTTGGCGGAAATTGTTTTACAAAAACTTTTAAAAGCGCATCAAGAATACTTACCACGATTCTTCAGTGAAAATGCTGTACCAAACATCAAGTGA
- a CDS encoding PTS sugar transporter subunit IIC — protein sequence MDKFVAFLENNLSTPMAKLSEQKHLRAIRDGVVSALPFIIFGSLFLIIAFPPVAADTALGEWSAKHIAEILIPYRLTMFIMTLYITFGIGYSLSQSYKLDPLSGGLLSLAAFLFTIGVKMMDDVGFVLPMTNLGGHGLFVGMIVSIFAVEILRLCKTKNITIKMPDSVPTSVARSFEALIPVSIVLLVMTLITVVFAVDLHSLVDKAVAPLISAGDTLPGVLIPVFLITFFWSFGIHGVSVVGAVARPVWEVYLGNNSAAVAAGKAIPHIAPETFFQWFIWIGGSGATLGLVIAMLLTAKSTYSKAMGKATIVPSIFNINEPVIFGMPIVLNPVLIIPFIITPLIGATLAYIATSIGLVNPTYVMVPWTLPAPIGAYLSTGGDWRAIVLVMVNLTISVIIYLPFFKMYDKKLLAQENMVETTDNKNIAL from the coding sequence ATGGACAAGTTTGTAGCTTTTTTAGAAAATAATCTTTCAACACCTATGGCTAAATTGTCTGAGCAAAAACATTTACGCGCGATTCGGGATGGTGTGGTTTCTGCGTTACCTTTCATCATCTTTGGCAGTTTATTCTTGATCATTGCATTTCCGCCCGTTGCAGCAGATACTGCATTAGGTGAATGGTCTGCAAAACATATAGCTGAAATTTTAATTCCATATCGATTAACGATGTTTATCATGACGCTATATATTACTTTTGGTATAGGCTACAGTTTATCTCAAAGCTATAAACTTGATCCGCTATCTGGAGGTTTACTATCATTAGCAGCCTTCCTGTTCACAATTGGTGTAAAGATGATGGATGATGTGGGGTTTGTTTTGCCAATGACAAACCTCGGAGGCCATGGTCTTTTTGTAGGAATGATTGTATCCATTTTTGCTGTCGAAATTTTACGTCTTTGTAAGACAAAAAATATCACAATCAAAATGCCTGATTCTGTTCCAACTTCAGTGGCCCGTTCATTTGAAGCATTAATACCAGTTTCAATTGTACTGCTTGTTATGACTTTAATTACAGTCGTTTTTGCTGTTGATTTACATTCACTTGTCGATAAAGCGGTTGCACCACTCATCAGTGCAGGCGATACATTGCCAGGTGTATTAATTCCAGTATTTTTGATTACATTCTTTTGGTCATTTGGTATTCATGGCGTATCAGTCGTAGGTGCCGTAGCTCGCCCGGTATGGGAAGTATACTTGGGGAATAACTCTGCAGCGGTTGCAGCTGGAAAGGCAATTCCCCACATCGCTCCTGAAACATTCTTCCAATGGTTTATTTGGATTGGTGGGTCTGGTGCAACATTGGGTTTAGTAATAGCCATGCTCTTAACGGCAAAGTCTACCTATAGTAAAGCAATGGGGAAAGCAACAATTGTGCCAAGCATTTTTAACATCAATGAACCTGTCATCTTTGGGATGCCAATTGTACTAAACCCGGTACTGATTATTCCATTTATCATTACACCGCTAATTGGTGCAACACTTGCATATATAGCAACGTCCATCGGACTGGTGAACCCGACATATGTAATGGTTCCCTGGACATTGCCCGCTCCAATAGGTGCCTACCTTTCAACAGGCGGTGATTGGAGAGCCATTGTTCTAGTGATGGTGAATTTAACTATTTCCGTTATTATTTATCTGCCATTCTTTAAGATGTACGATAAAAAGCTTTTAGCGCAGGAAAACATGGTGGAAACAACGGATAATAAAAATATCGCTTTATAA
- a CDS encoding PTS sugar transporter subunit IIB, whose translation MKVLFVCSGGMSSAIVVSALKKEGEKQGVTIEVLAVGTQEFDAEVRNGWDVAMVAPQVKHRFDGFKASADEAGVPCEAIPAQAYSPLGGPKLLKLVTELAK comes from the coding sequence ATGAAGGTATTATTCGTATGCTCAGGTGGAATGTCTAGTGCAATCGTTGTAAGCGCTTTAAAAAAGGAAGGGGAAAAACAGGGTGTAACCATAGAAGTATTGGCAGTCGGCACTCAAGAATTTGATGCAGAAGTACGAAATGGCTGGGATGTTGCAATGGTAGCTCCGCAAGTCAAACATCGTTTCGATGGCTTTAAGGCATCGGCAGATGAAGCGGGCGTCCCATGTGAAGCCATTCCAGCCCAAGCTTACAGCCCTCTTGGCGGACCTAAACTATTAAAACTGGTAACGGAACTAGCAAAATAA
- the murQ gene encoding N-acetylmuramic acid 6-phosphate etherase produces MLEHLTTERRNEKTMSLDEMGTLEFLEVMNEEDIKVAHCVKKELPQISKAVEMIVEAMKKNGRLIYMGAGTSGRIGLLDAVECPPTFNTDPSEVVGLIAGGEKAFIKAVEGAEDSFELGPEDLKKIELTNRDVVVGIAASGRTPYVIAGLEYANQVGAGTVSISCNKGSEIGKIAKVAIEVVNGPEVLTGSTRLKAGTSQKLVCNMLSTASMVGVGKVYGNLMVDLQLTNEKLVERAKRIIMDATDCSYEIADEFLKKANAQPKIAIVMILTNVSYEEASNRLVKAQGFIRKTI; encoded by the coding sequence ATGCTAGAGCATTTAACGACAGAGCGTCGTAATGAAAAGACCATGAGTTTGGATGAAATGGGAACACTTGAATTTTTAGAGGTAATGAACGAAGAAGACATTAAAGTTGCCCATTGTGTAAAAAAAGAACTTCCGCAAATTTCTAAAGCCGTGGAGATGATCGTCGAAGCCATGAAAAAAAACGGCAGATTAATTTACATGGGTGCAGGAACAAGCGGGCGCATCGGGTTATTGGATGCAGTAGAATGTCCCCCGACATTTAATACCGATCCTAGTGAAGTTGTGGGTCTTATAGCCGGTGGGGAAAAGGCTTTCATTAAGGCAGTTGAAGGTGCTGAAGACAGTTTTGAATTAGGTCCTGAAGATTTGAAGAAAATCGAATTAACAAACAGGGACGTGGTAGTGGGCATTGCAGCTAGTGGACGCACTCCATATGTTATTGCTGGATTGGAATATGCCAATCAAGTTGGTGCAGGAACTGTGTCGATAAGCTGTAACAAAGGTTCTGAGATAGGTAAGATTGCAAAAGTTGCGATTGAAGTTGTAAACGGGCCTGAAGTCCTGACGGGTTCTACCCGTTTAAAAGCTGGAACATCGCAAAAGTTAGTATGCAACATGCTTTCCACCGCCTCAATGGTTGGAGTTGGTAAAGTTTATGGTAATTTAATGGTAGATTTACAGTTAACTAATGAAAAGCTAGTTGAACGCGCAAAACGTATTATCATGGATGCTACTGACTGTAGCTATGAAATTGCAGATGAATTTTTAAAAAAGGCAAATGCCCAGCCTAAAATTGCAATTGTCATGATTTTAACGAATGTTTCATATGAAGAAGCCTCAAATCGTTTAGTGAAAGCACAAGGATTCATAAGAAAAACGATTTAA
- a CDS encoding family 10 glycosylhydrolase, whose amino-acid sequence MNERITKTRFGSLALAALVGGSLLLPSDLIAHAETGTIPQQTTYVKQELRATWIATVLNIDWPSKPGLSISAQKEEFIKYLDEQKAMGMNAVVMQIKPTADAFYPSEYGLWSKYLTGVQGKDPGYDPLAFMVEAAHDRNMEFHAWFNPYRITMPLGKTAELSDIDNLPESHPARKHPDWVIPYGQQLYFDPGIPGVQRFVIDGIMEVVKNYDIDAVHMDDYFYPYKIAGVPFPDEISYQKYGADRFTNVEDWRRDNVNNLVKTINEEIKAEKSYVKFGISPFGVWRNKAVDPTGSDTAAGQTNYDDLYADTRTWINNGYIDYIAPQLYWNIGLPVADYAKLLDWWTKEVEGKNVQLYIGQGDYKINTESNGVQNWFNPEEMPNQLKLNRTYKEFDGSMHFSAKDLRKNPLGIADRLSEDIYKHPALVPAMPWIDDHAPKAPKVSKATQAGDGIQFEIHDHKQSDASYYAIYRFDGKKKGNIEDSTNLLATVHKENKRQLFIDGSVEKGKTYTYVVTALDRTHNESKQTKQINIKVK is encoded by the coding sequence ATGAATGAAAGAATTACAAAGACAAGATTTGGTTCACTGGCGCTAGCCGCTTTGGTGGGCGGATCACTTCTCCTTCCATCCGATTTGATTGCACATGCAGAAACGGGGACTATCCCTCAGCAAACTACTTATGTAAAACAGGAACTGCGCGCAACTTGGATTGCAACTGTATTAAATATTGACTGGCCGTCCAAACCAGGTTTATCCATATCAGCACAGAAAGAAGAATTCATAAAATATTTGGATGAACAAAAAGCAATGGGGATGAATGCTGTAGTTATGCAAATTAAACCAACTGCAGATGCTTTTTACCCTTCTGAATACGGTCTTTGGTCAAAATATTTAACAGGAGTCCAAGGAAAAGACCCTGGGTATGACCCTCTTGCATTCATGGTAGAGGCAGCACATGATCGTAATATGGAATTTCATGCGTGGTTTAATCCATATCGCATTACTATGCCTTTAGGTAAGACAGCTGAATTATCGGATATTGATAATCTTCCAGAATCTCATCCTGCTAGAAAGCACCCTGATTGGGTCATACCATATGGACAACAGTTGTACTTTGACCCAGGCATTCCTGGCGTACAACGGTTTGTGATCGATGGAATAATGGAAGTTGTTAAGAATTATGATATTGATGCAGTCCATATGGACGATTATTTCTATCCTTACAAAATTGCAGGAGTACCTTTCCCAGATGAAATTTCCTATCAAAAATATGGAGCAGATAGATTTACAAATGTGGAAGATTGGCGAAGGGATAATGTAAATAACCTTGTTAAGACTATAAATGAAGAAATCAAAGCAGAAAAATCATATGTGAAGTTTGGTATAAGCCCATTTGGAGTTTGGCGCAACAAAGCAGTTGATCCCACAGGATCTGACACTGCCGCTGGACAAACGAATTACGATGATTTATATGCGGATACCAGAACGTGGATCAATAATGGATACATTGATTATATTGCCCCTCAATTATATTGGAATATAGGATTGCCAGTAGCTGACTATGCCAAACTTCTTGATTGGTGGACAAAAGAAGTCGAAGGTAAAAATGTTCAACTCTATATTGGACAAGGAGACTATAAAATTAATACAGAGTCCAATGGTGTCCAAAACTGGTTCAATCCTGAAGAAATGCCAAACCAGTTAAAACTGAATCGAACATATAAGGAATTTGATGGAAGCATGCATTTCAGTGCCAAAGATTTACGGAAAAACCCCCTTGGGATAGCGGATCGCTTAAGCGAGGATATTTATAAGCATCCCGCATTGGTTCCTGCCATGCCTTGGATTGATGATCATGCCCCAAAGGCTCCAAAGGTGAGCAAGGCAACACAAGCAGGAGATGGAATACAATTTGAAATTCACGATCACAAGCAATCAGATGCATCCTATTATGCTATTTATCGTTTTGATGGGAAGAAAAAAGGAAACATAGAAGACTCAACGAACTTACTTGCCACAGTGCATAAAGAAAATAAACGTCAATTGTTTATTGACGGCAGTGTAGAAAAAGGAAAGACTTACACATATGTTGTGACTGCCTTAGACCGAACCCACAATGAAAGTAAACAAACTAAACAGATTAATATAAAAGTAAAATAA
- the anmK gene encoding anhydro-N-acetylmuramic acid kinase AnmK — protein MYIVGLMSGTSLDGIDAALVRVNNSGLETEMEMIEFMTCPFPKDIEKEIIQSLSAVTSNVQLICSLNFKLGKLFANAVKEVCHKAGFPINKLDLIGSHGQTIYHQPLKDQNYIPSTLQIGEAAVIAHDTNTLVISNFRTMDMAAGGQGAPLVPFTEYILYRSEVKGRLLQNIGGIGNVTVLPKQASLNDMYAFDTGPGNMIIDEVCRQLFNISYDEGGNIAKQGKINDELLSYCISHPFIMSPPPKSTGRELFGKEYVLKLLKMFESLPSQDILATVTMFTAKSIVENYQNFIFPKTNIEEVIIGGGGSYNKTLLNMIQLLLGNSIQVLTQEDLGYSSEAKEAVAFALLANETFHGNTSNVPKATGADFDVILGNMTFPPLYRISK, from the coding sequence ATGTACATAGTTGGATTAATGTCCGGAACATCGCTGGATGGAATTGATGCCGCACTTGTTCGGGTGAATAATAGTGGACTCGAGACTGAAATGGAAATGATTGAGTTCATGACATGCCCTTTCCCAAAGGATATTGAAAAAGAAATTATCCAGTCTTTATCTGCAGTCACATCCAATGTTCAATTAATATGCAGTTTGAATTTTAAATTAGGAAAATTATTTGCCAATGCGGTAAAGGAAGTTTGTCATAAAGCTGGATTTCCCATTAATAAACTGGATCTTATTGGATCCCATGGACAAACCATTTACCACCAGCCTTTAAAGGACCAAAATTATATACCCTCCACTTTGCAAATTGGGGAAGCCGCAGTAATTGCTCACGATACAAACACACTAGTAATCTCTAATTTTCGTACGATGGACATGGCAGCTGGTGGACAAGGAGCTCCTCTTGTTCCTTTTACCGAATACATTCTTTATAGAAGTGAAGTGAAGGGAAGATTACTTCAAAACATAGGGGGCATTGGAAATGTAACCGTCTTACCCAAGCAAGCATCTCTTAATGACATGTATGCTTTTGATACAGGGCCTGGAAATATGATCATTGATGAAGTATGCCGCCAATTGTTCAATATAAGCTATGACGAAGGTGGTAACATAGCTAAACAAGGAAAAATCAATGACGAACTTTTATCTTATTGCATCAGTCATCCTTTTATTATGAGCCCTCCTCCAAAATCAACTGGCAGGGAATTGTTTGGCAAGGAATATGTATTAAAACTATTAAAGATGTTTGAATCACTTCCAAGTCAAGATATTTTAGCAACAGTAACGATGTTTACAGCAAAGTCCATTGTGGAGAACTATCAAAATTTCATCTTTCCAAAAACCAATATTGAAGAAGTGATTATTGGCGGCGGTGGAAGCTATAACAAAACGTTATTAAATATGATTCAATTACTGCTTGGAAATTCTATTCAAGTCTTGACTCAAGAAGATTTGGGATACTCTTCCGAAGCGAAAGAAGCGGTGGCCTTTGCATTACTTGCAAATGAGACTTTCCATGGTAATACAAGTAACGTTCCCAAGGCTACCGGTGCTGACTTCGATGTCATCCTTGGAAACATGACCTTCCCTCCTTTATATCGAATTAGTAAGTAA
- a CDS encoding NAD-dependent succinate-semialdehyde dehydrogenase yields the protein MKKVVEKWPIYINGEPVHTERHFVVENPATLEPVGYVPDANEKEAKAAVDAAQAAFLTWSRTSAYHRAELLEKWYTIIENRLDEIATIMTLEQGKPLAEAKGEMKYASSFVKWFAEEAKRNYGEIIPASVASKRILVQKQAVGVVAAITPWNFPAAMITRKVAPALAAGCTVVIKPAEQTPLTALLLVESAQEAGIPAGVINIVTTQKPGDVSDVWMNDSRVKKITFTGSTPVGKHLMKKAAETVKKVSLELGGLAPFIIAEDANIEEAVNGLIQSKFRNAGQTCICANRIYVHETIEQPFLEAFEEAVLTLKVGNGMEGTDLGPLIDGAAVKKVQFQLEDAASKGAIIHKTSKVDEKQGYFIAPAILSNVTDDMLCMQEETFGPIAPVSTFKTDQEAIDRANNTNFGLAAYVYTESLNKAVAYSDSLEYGIVGINDSAPSTAQAPFGGMKESGLGREGGHYGMDEYLEVKYVSMQLGK from the coding sequence ATGAAAAAAGTAGTGGAAAAATGGCCAATTTATATAAACGGCGAACCTGTTCATACAGAGCGTCATTTTGTAGTTGAAAATCCAGCAACATTGGAGCCTGTGGGGTATGTTCCGGACGCTAATGAAAAAGAGGCAAAGGCTGCTGTGGATGCAGCTCAAGCTGCTTTTCTGACTTGGTCGAGAACCAGTGCATATCATAGGGCGGAATTACTTGAGAAGTGGTACACGATCATTGAGAACAGGCTGGATGAAATCGCAACGATCATGACACTGGAACAAGGAAAGCCATTGGCCGAAGCAAAAGGTGAAATGAAATATGCTTCAAGTTTCGTGAAATGGTTTGCTGAAGAGGCAAAGCGTAACTATGGGGAAATCATTCCAGCCTCTGTTGCTTCAAAGCGTATTTTAGTGCAAAAGCAGGCAGTCGGTGTCGTTGCTGCCATTACCCCGTGGAACTTTCCTGCTGCCATGATCACGAGGAAAGTGGCGCCAGCCCTTGCTGCAGGATGTACCGTGGTCATCAAACCCGCGGAACAAACGCCTTTGACCGCTTTGCTATTAGTTGAGAGTGCCCAGGAAGCAGGGATTCCGGCAGGTGTGATAAATATTGTAACAACACAAAAACCGGGAGATGTGTCAGACGTCTGGATGAATGATTCACGTGTTAAAAAGATCACATTTACTGGCTCCACTCCTGTAGGAAAACATCTAATGAAAAAGGCGGCAGAAACAGTAAAAAAAGTCTCGCTTGAACTCGGTGGATTGGCTCCGTTCATCATTGCTGAGGATGCTAATATCGAAGAAGCAGTAAATGGTTTGATTCAATCGAAATTCAGAAATGCTGGACAAACATGTATTTGTGCGAACCGAATATATGTCCATGAGACAATTGAACAGCCGTTTTTAGAAGCTTTCGAAGAAGCCGTCTTAACTTTGAAGGTTGGAAATGGAATGGAAGGAACCGATCTTGGTCCATTGATAGATGGAGCCGCAGTAAAAAAAGTTCAGTTTCAATTAGAGGATGCTGCAAGTAAAGGGGCTATCATCCATAAAACCTCAAAAGTAGATGAAAAACAAGGCTATTTTATAGCACCAGCCATACTTTCCAATGTAACGGATGATATGCTGTGCATGCAGGAAGAAACATTTGGGCCAATTGCGCCAGTCAGTACATTCAAAACCGATCAAGAAGCGATCGATCGTGCCAATAACACGAATTTTGGCTTGGCAGCTTATGTGTATACCGAGTCATTAAATAAGGCAGTTGCCTATTCGGATAGTCTTGAATATGGGATTGTCGGTATTAATGACAGTGCCCCATCCACTGCCCAAGCACCATTTGGAGGCATGAAGGAAAGTGGTTTAGGCAGGGAAGGTGGACACTACGGCATGGATGAATATTTGGAAGTGAAGTATGTCTCCATGCAGCTTGGTAAGTAA